The region CCGTTCTCGTCCACAATCACCGCGAACAGCTGCCACACCTTGCTCCGACCGCGCTTGTCGCGAAGTGTGTACTGTCCGCTGGACAGCCTCCGCTTGAGGTCGGCGATGTGGGCATAGGTGGCCGGAGTCGTTAGGTCCGGAGTGGCGCACCGCGATCGGGTAGTTGGTGTGTACTGCAGGTATGCGtcattaaaatcaataaacagACAGGTGAGAGTTCCAACTTCTTATCTCGAAGCAGGCCTTGCTCCACCACGGGAGCATCCATTGGCCAGGAGTCCACTGCGCCAATGTATTACCCACCTGCTCCTGTTCGAGGCCATCGAAGCTAAATTCATGCTTTATGTCGAATTCTCGCAGCAAGTCCATTGCAGAATTatcaaaccaaaacaaaaaacataaataccTAGAGATGGGACTTCGGTCAAGGAAGCACGACGAATAGTTTCCAGTCACTTTCACACATTGCAAGGTACATACTcgtatttcaaatatttgtcaCGGGATCAAAGGTTACTGGGTTAACGAAGCACTTCATATCATTACTTACATTTCTAAAAGCATGGTGATCTtaaatcattattattattttttgttgttaaatTAATCTTCAATATTTTAACAAGATGGTTACTTGCTCTACACGATAAGGTGGAATTCCATCTAAATGATCCTACATgtgtataattttaaaaaatgtccaATAAACATTCGCATTTACATTGAAAACAGAGAATAAGTGGGAACTCAGTAACATTTTACAAGCCTTGAATCGTGACCGGCAGTCACGTCCGTTCGGAACTAGTTCCAACTATCCAAGTCCCTATAACTAGCTCATCGTCAAAACACTGCTTTGGGTTTCCAAACAAATTCCAACGTCTCGCGCTTAAAATTTTTCATAGAATCCAGGAAACGTTGAACTGTCGAAATATACCGCTGAAACCATGCCCAACAGCAAGGAAGCAGGCACAGAGGCCGATCGTGGAGATGATGTCAAACTAAACAGCCGCGATAGCGTCGCGTAAGTTGCTTTATAGGAGTTGAAGCCTCCTCTGGATATAACTCTGGATACCTGCTGGCACCCCTACAGATTGAAGGACCTGCTGCAGAAGCGGCTCTCGGAGTGCGGCTGGCGCAAGGACATCGAGGACATGATACGCCATACCATCGAGGAGCGCGGCGTGTCCAACCTGACCCATGATCAGCTGGCTGCCGAGATAGTCCCCCATGTAGGTCAGTGGCAACTCCTGGGGGCACCTCATTAACCCACATTACCTCTAAGCAGGCTCGCGCCCTGGTCCCCGACGTCATTCGGAAGGAGATGCTTATGCGCGTGCGCGCTGCCCTGGACTCCTCCTTGCCACAGGAGCAGAACTGACTGGCCATCCAGAACTCCGAGTCCTCCAGAGCATTCACCATAGTCACACTGCCTGCAGAATTTAAATTCTAGCACATCTGTTTGTGGTTTATTATCTCGTATTAAGTAGATATTTACATTCTTACGCTAGTTATGAATTGCGCCATTTGTTAAACAATATGcatgtaataaataaacaacctAATTGTAGTTATAATACGTTGTTGCTATGTTCATGTTATGGGTACTCGATTGGCTAAACAAAATCTGTGGTGGTTTTGTTGGCAGGGGAAACTAGGAACGCGGCTTGGGCTCTGCTTGTACATGTTCGTTTAATTATGCTACAAATAATAAGGCTAAGTTGTAACTGCTACTCCGTTAGGGTTTACGTTTACTTATTCAATAGCGAGTCGATTGAAAAGTCTTTGAATTTGGCGTTGGAATCATCGTTGAAcagctgcggctgctgcagttgctcctgctgcttgGGAACTGGTGCCGCCGTTGCCGTTGGCAGCATTTTCAGCAGTTTCGTGCGCGGTTTGCGCAGAAACTTGGTGTTTATTTGAAACTTGGTTGGTTTGTGGTTTGCACTTGACTGGGCTTGAAACATTGGTGTATCTGTGGCTGTGCTCTCAGCAAAGGTTGTCGATGGGATTGCCTGCGATGTTGCTACTGTGGTGGCTACTTGAACTGTACTGATTGGGGGGCAATAGCCCTGGCGCCAGGCACGCAGCTCTCCTCCTCCACCCGACGACTTGACGATGCCCATAGACTTTGTAGCTGTTGCTGCAGGTGGTGCCCTTGCCTGTGCGAAGGCATTGGGTCCAAAGCACTTGAGAAAGTTCTGCACATGGAGCAAGCTGTCGTTCTCGTTCTTGTGCAGTGGCCTACGCTGTTTGTCCTCGTTCTCGTCCTCCGCCTCGTAGTCCACCGAAGATTGCTGctgcgaggaggaggagaaggtGGAAGagctgctgtggctgctgaGCTGTAGCAACAGAATTCGATAAATTGCTTGGACAACCAATTAGAGAATCTTCTAGCACCTACATCATCGTCATTTTTGTCGATCAGCTGCTGAAAGCCAGGCTCCGCCGACTTCAGCTGGTCGTGTTTGCCCTGCTGGGCCAGTTTGCTGTTGCCATGattgctgccactgctgctgctgctgttgtcacGCCCTCCTCGCTTGCTCACGGATTGCTTCTTCTtcagctgctgcggctgctgaaGCCCTTGCTCACGGTACGACTTTCAGCTAGTTTTGGCGATGTTATCGTCGCGCCTTAGTTGGGACTGGAAGAAGAAATGCATTATTCAGTAGGCGTCCCACAGGAATGGATATTTAGGTTTGCTTTGGGAGTATAAGTTCAACAACTGGGTTCTCTTTCAGCCTGACACACAAGGACAACAAACAATTTCGGGGTTATCTGCCAACAGCAATGGGATATTAACAATGAACCAGATGGGCGCAAAAGCAGATGAGTTCGAAATCGTGGCGTGTgtgttttgaaaatttctttGGCTTTTCCAATTGGTTGGCTGATCGAGTGATTGGAGGGTAGTGAGTGGTGCTGTAGATGAGACATGGAGCTGGCGCAAAATGAAAAGGTGAGAATGCACGAATAACAGGCACTGGCATATGGATTATGGATTCTCATGTGGCAAGGACATGCACCCACAATCACACTGACACTGACACACACACAGGAACTCGCTCGCACGCACTCTACTACCTGGTGATGCGTGCTGTAGAGAGCCGCGTGGTGCACCGCAtaggaggaggaggtgctACTTAAACCGTCAACGCCAACGCCGCCGCCACCCACTTGAATCTGAATGCTAGGATGttggtgtgggtgtgggtggtggtgctgctgacCCATGCCCGTGCCCGCTGTGGTCGTAAAAGTagttgtggttgttgctgctgttgcagccATGGCTGTCGCTGACCCACCTCGTCCGATGCCAGCAGCAGCCCCACCTCCAGCGCCCAGGCTCATGCCCACGCCCAGCATGTGGGCGGCTGCCACAGCGGCGCTGGTGTGGTGCGACTGGTGCAGATGCTGCTGCACTTGTTGCGcgtgctgctgttgctgctgctgctgcgaagGATGCGACTGGTGTTgcgcctgttgctgctgcagctgcgaagGATGCTGGTGATGCAAGCTGTTGCTATTGGCGGCGCTGTTGGCACTCAAGGTCCCcacgctgctgttgctgtttccGGCGTTGTTGTACGAATGGGCCGCAGAAACGTGTCTGTAAGAATAGAACATGATTATTTTCTGATTATTGAAGTGTTTGAATAGAACATGACGAAATGTTGCTTCTTAACAACATTTGTCATGTGTTTTAACAATACGTTAGAGGACATAACTCACCTCATTCCCAAGTTGGCTGCGCTGGTCATGTTCATGCCAGAGATCGACATCGATGTGGCAGCGGGCCCACTGGCATTCGCAGAGGTTGTAggattgctgttgctgctgttcaCACTGTTGCTTGTTACATTGTTGCCActggtgctgttgctgccactgctgttgCTTGTGGCCCCTGGTCCGCGATAGTCCAACACCACTGCGGTGGAGCTCGCTGCTGCCACCGTGGGTCGGCTATTGGCCATGGTCGGGATGGTGGTATTGATGGCAGTGGTGGCCAGCGAAACGGCCGCAGCGATTGTGGTGGCCGCATTCAGGgcgctgatgttgctgccgagtccgatgctgctgccgccgctgttGCCGCTGGAAGCTAGTGTGGAAATGACAGAAGTTGTACaagttgatgttgctgttgttgttgaggTTGTTGTGGTGGTTGTTGGAGCTGCCGTTGTCGACATGGCGGCTGTAAGCATTTGGTTAGATTGTGAGTACCCCGTTGTTGCTGTTCCATCTCCACGAAAATAGTGTGTTTGTGCGGTATTAGTTTGTAATTGGTGAGTGGGTGTGCTTGGGTTGTGGTCGATTATGTGTGCGGGGTGTGTGGGCTTTCTTCACTGCATGCAACAGACAGCAACACAAGAAACTTAGGCTTAACTAAAAGTACAGCACCTCACCCAGAGTTAACCTGCGACCCAACGCCTTTTTGGCCAGTAGCCATTCAAAACTCTAGGTGCAGGTGGTGAAAACTTAGtgaaataaatttagaatGTGTTCGTTTTTGtgtttaataattaaacattttattcatttttaaaataaataaaatcgaaaaataatAGCTTTAGGTATCGAAAGAACTTAACTGTTAACTTGGCCAAGGAAATAATTTTGCGTTACAAGCGTAAGTATAATTAGGTTCGTATTTTGCCGTAAATACATATGACTAACTTAAAAGCCTAATTAAGGAAAAGTAATCTAATCGGGTATGGACTAATGGTAAAGATAGAGAAGCATTCCGTATTAAAAGAGAGACGAGCTGTCAGTGTCGATAAATGCAATAATTTACTTGTACCATCGCTGCTTAAGTTTGTCGAACAGGAATTCCATTGACAGAATGTGGGTGTGTAAATTATGTACATAGTTTGTTTATAAAGATGACCACTTGTAACCAGTTTAGTTGTTAACTTAACATAAGTCTCTTAAGACTACGACACGAACTGGACTCGAGTTCCATTTGTATGTACAACGAACACCAAACAAAAAAGTGTAAGTACAGAAAATTAAACGCAAAATTTGGTCTGTGAGCAATGGCTGTGTAAGTGGGTGGATGTGGGGCTCCTCCAGTGCCACGTGGTGGGAGCGAGCGAGTGCCGACACCAAGAACAATAGAGAATGGGCGCCTTCTCTACTTACCATGCGCCTCGGCCTTGGCACCGCTTGCGATGGTGTTCAGCGGGATCTGCAGGCGCGCATTGACCGCCAGCAGGTGGTCTCGACGCGCTATCAGGCTGGTCACATGCTCCTCCAGCCGGAGGTTCTCGCTCTGCAGCTGGTGCAGGCAATTAAGCAGCGAGGCAACTGCAAGACAAGTATCAAGTGTTAGTTTCCAAAGACCCTTGGCAAAGCTCCCGATATGCGACTCATACTCACTGTCAAAGTGCTGCGCCTGCTCCATGAGGAACTGCGAGCCCTGCTCCCACTGCCGCTCGAGCAGCTGCTCCAGACTCTGCGGAATGGGCATGTTGCCGTTCATGCCACCGCTGAACATCGACTGCAACGGATTGGGAGCTGGTGCTGCGTTGCTGGGGGCAATGCTCGAATTACGCTGAAAATCGAGGGTGAAATTAGTTGGGTTTCACTGGGCAATAAATCTATCTGAGGCATTCGTAAGGACTTTATAGAGCGAGGGGCTTGGACCACAATGGtcaataaaattttagtttaccaAATGCAAACTGCTTACCTGCTTGCCGGGGAACGGAACTCCCGTGTACTGCGAGCTCAAGGAGTCGGAGGTGTATATTGAGTGATCCTGTACCTCCATGTGCAACTGCTCGGACAGCTTCTGGGCCACGCTGCTGTTCGGATTGATCTGGTTGCCCAGCATGTGGGCGGCCGTGTGCGTGATGATCGAACTGGCTGAACTGGCCGTCGTGGATGCAGCAGGCGTGGCGGGTGGCGTGGGTGTGCTGCTGGCCGGATTGCTCGAGCCACTGCCCGCGCCATTCTGCAGAATGCGCACATCCTTGAGATCCTGTtgagctgcagctgctgccgccgccgctgctgctgctatcGTCGAGTCCTTTGCCTTGCGTCCACGTTTCCGGACATTTCCAGGCTGTGCTGCCGCCGACGTGGGAGCAGCTGCGGTCAGGGAACCGGACGCTGCCGTCGCCGAGTGCATAGCCGATCCAATCTCTGAGCCGGGCGAACTGGGCGGCGAATCCTTTATGGCGCTCACTGGCATCATGGGCACGTCCATCTGCGTCTGACTCTCGTAGGTGAACTTGAGGCCGCCGGAGGAGCCCCCACCCGCCATCGAGTTGAGTGGCAACTGGTTGCTCAGCATGACCAAAggagttgttgttgttgcgggCACTGCGGATGCTGAGGACGAGGAGTTGCTGGCCGTGCTGATATCGGGCGTTCTGTTGTTGGGTTTCGACGTGGGCGTATTGGAAGAGGGAGTGGTATTAGTATTAGTGAATTGCAAAATCTCTAGATcttcatgttgctgctgtggttgttgctgttgctgtggctGCAAGTGCGTAAAGCTAGCGGAGTTGGAAGCTGAGGCTGAGCTAAGATTTGTGGGGGAGCTGGATCTAGCGGGGGCTGcatactgctgctgctgctgctgctgctgttgctgctgctgatacAGCTGCGTTTGCTGCGCACGCAACATTTTCTTGTTCAGGGGCTTGGCTTggctgctgccgttgctggCTGCCGGCAACACATTGCTGGtggagttgctgctgccacGATAGTTTCCAGAGGCTGACATATTAACCGGCGAGTCTAGCAGATTTACCACATTTGCCACACCACTGGAGCCGCCACTCGAAGAGGAGGACGACGTGGACGAGCAGGACGAGGACGTCGGCTCGCCGCTGTGATTGGTGTtgctactgctgctgttgttgcgcGTGTTGCGACTAGCTGCAGTCGCTGCAGACCCTGTTACTGGCGGGGAATCGACCGAGGACGAGGACAGGGATTGCAACATCACCACCGGCGAGGAGACCACCGGTGGAGGCGCAGTCGACGGCGGcggggtgggcgtggcactgtAGTGCGGCGAACTGTGGCGACTCTGCTTCTCGGCTGGTGTGGCGGCAACTGGGGCTGGCGTGGCGGTTGTCGCCACCGAAGTTCCCTCATTCTTACTCTGCGCAGCCCCGCGCTTTTTGCCCGACCTCGAGGGTCCCTTGGAATTGGAGGAGGATGTGGCTGAGGCGGAGGCAGAGCCACCAGCCAGGGAGGACGAGGAGGTAGGTGTggaggaggatgaggacgaGTTGGTGGAGGAGTGCAGCGCGTGTGGCTGCTGCGATGACGCGTTCTGTGGCTGCTGTTGGTgtaattgttgctgctgtggatTTTGTTGGTGATGGCTATTGTGGTGGGTGgggtgatggtggtggtggtgggcaTGGTGGTGACTACTGCCACTCTCACCGGAGCGCGATCTACGTGTGATGGGAGGTGGTTGGGCGGTCATGTCGTGTACAGTGTGGGAAGACATTAAGCAAACGAGAGAGAGACAAAGAGAAAAAGAGTGGTTTTTATAGATCGCGTTTTTTTACATGAGTTTTTCAACTTCGCAAGGACCAAAAATCAAGGGACAGAAATTTCAGCCTCAAATGTGGCAGGTGAAAACaaaggggaaaaaaaaaaagaaaattaacaattttagGTCTTACAttcaaaataatcaaaaacGAGATTTTTCTAGACTACCATATACGATTTCTTTGGAATTATTcagaataaaatcaaattacgAACCAAGGGCGCTTCACAAGCTACACACGTAGAGCAACACAACATCAAAAACGCTTTAAAAAAGGATTTGAGAAAATAAATCTGGGATCAAGTATAAACTTAAGGCACGAGCAAGCACAGGCAACAAATTTGAAGGAATAGTCAGTCGGTGTGCTGACTGCCAGGCGAACAGCTCCCGCTTACCTGCTCCGACGTGCCGGTGGCGCCTCTTGCTCCTGCAACTGCTGCACTCTGGTCGTCTGCTTCTCATAGCTGATCTTCAGGTTTCCGCTCTCCGTGGTCGTGGCAGTGAGGTTGCCGCTGGCTAGTGACACGCCACTGGCCGATATTATGCTGCCACCACTGTTGCCGCTGACTAGGGTGCCCAAGGCCGGCGATGACTTGCCGCTCTGGTGCTGGATGACCGACGAGGAGCCGCCGCTGGGGCCACCGCTGCTCGCACCACCGTGAAACGCTCCAGTTGATCCACCCATTGCCGGTAGATTGCTCTGCTGCGACTGGGCGCCGCTGCTGCGCGATGATGCTGGATGGGATTCTgcggggaaaaataaacagtaATTAGTATTGATTAcgaaaattcaaaaacatcGGTAATTTAAATCCCTGGATTGGCATAGAACTAAAAATGAACCTTAATATCGACGAAGGCCACcgatttttgtaaattaaattaatactcGCTGAGCAAAACCTATTAATTTGAAATCTCTGATAATACTGTCAACCTTGCAAAAATAGAATTCTAACgtgaaaattacaaaataatattttataaccaTTTcttgtagagtaaaagggtatgtGCTCGCTTATTTGAGTAATAGGGACCTGACAGTAGAGTTACTCCACTCTTCCCTTTTGCTTTTAAGAAGTAGGTTTCAGCTAGAAACTCACCGCTGGTGATATtactgctactgctgctggtggGCAGGTTGACTCCAGGTACATTGGCCGTGGACAGCGGCACAGAGACGTACAGGCTGGGTGCATTGCTGCTGCTCCCAGTCGTCGGCTGCtgattgctgctgctgatgtccttggtgttgctgccgtgcttgttgctgctggtacTGCTACTGCTGCCACCGCCTGCACTTCCTGAACCACTCGACTTGCTCGATTCTGTCTTTGGATAACCGCCAGATCCCGCGACGGATGGTGCTCCTCCGGTCGCCGAGCCCCCGGTACTGTTGCTGCCGGAGGTTGAGCCCGCATTGCCGCTGGAGGTGGAGCCTGAGGTAGTGCTGCCCGTCGCTGGGGGGACTGAGGCCGCTGTCGCGCTCGCCGTTACCGCAATGGACGCACTCGTCGAGCTGGCCAGCGGCGCATTCACTTCGGCGGTGGCGGATGTTTGGTGGGTCGGCGGGCTGAGTTCGGTACGTTGCTGCAACGACATGAAGGCAGGAAGTGGTAAATTAGTATGTGAATGTTTGGTTTGTTACTCACAAGTAAATAGAACTAGCTGATAAAAACCTAAGCACTTGATAAGCTCCGTGAAACTATAAACTAGCAAGTAGTTAGCTCAAGTTTATTCGTGTTACACAATCAAAGAGGAAGCCTTTATCACACAGTGGAACGCCTTTGTTATAGATTTAGTTCCATACTCTCCGGCAAATAATCGGGTTTAATTCAAGCAACCATAACGTTGATACAAAAGTAAATGGAGATATGAGTTAAGTATTGACGTCATAGCTGGAATTTCCTACAGTCATCGTGTTTAGAATAACTCTGAAATATTATTACTCAACTCCTTCGGGTAATTAAACCATTACTTGATTATTTGGGGTAAATCGTGATACTCATTTCAGTCAAAAAGGCAACGATATATAACGGACCACTCATGGCAAAGGGATTTTTGATGGCTTTTTGATTAAACTCGGcactttattttcaaaacattacCAAAACATAGCAAGTTTTAGTatccattttaattttgtttgctaattagtttgtaaaataaataagctgGTGTGAACTTCTCTATAACGGACCTTGCTAATCTTTATTTTCCCCAAACGCTTTCAATTACTAAGTTTCATTCAATAActcctactaattttaaagtttctaATAAAGAGTATGCGATTTGATTCTAAAGTTTTTGGAGCTTAACTTTGTAACAGAAAAAGGTTGTTTCTATAACTTGGAGTGGGTAGGACACTTTATCCTTTCAAAGTAATGCTTTTCTTGGCcgttctttattatttttcataaaagGACCCCTTGTCATCCAATAACCCCAAACATGGATCTTTGCCAGACCACACATAGAGGTTTTTGGGAAACATTTACAAAATCCGTGCAAAGCTTCTCAAGAGTGTTATCCACATCGGTGTGAATAATGGTGTTTGTTCCCCGTCTGATTTGCTTTTTAGCTTTGCGGTCATTAGCAACATCCGGTTGGTGGTGAGCCATGTAAACACATGTTTACAACACCATCGCCATCGAGGCAGAAGAATAACAAACACACAAAGCACGGGGCAGCGGAGAGCGCAGCTCGATTAACAGACCAATAACAGGCCGTTAAGCCGTAAAGCTGCTAAACTGAGCCAGCAATCACGGCAACCACTGTTGTTGTGGCTGCGAATGCAGCGGGTGGATGAAAGAGAGAGGACATAAATGCACAACGTATGTGTTCCATATAGATAAAAAAGGCTGCCACATTAATGCATCTCAAAGGCTCTTATCTCTGATGTTGCTGcacaaaaatatgaaaaaaggCCAACGAAACAAGTACGTGAGTCAGAGTTTTAAAGAATGCAAGACACCCaggctgcagctgcagcaaatgTTGCTGCAATGCTGGGCGAGTTTTTCTAGTTGTTGTTGCGGTTGTGTTTTTGTGGTTTTAGCTCGACATATGCTGCCATATGCAGCTCAATTATATATactaaatgtatatttatatatgggctTGTGTGGGGCAACAAATGTTACATGCAGCGAATgcacaaaaaacaataaagagcAAGGCCTACCGATTGGGAGAGCAACTCCAACTCCGCTCTTTTCACCAcccgctctctctctcgcctTTTCTAGCTGCCTCTCCtcgctctctccctctcttccCATCCGACTTCCCCGCTGTTATTATTGTTGCTCAAATCGGGGTTGGGGGTGCAACAtaacacacacatacaatgTAGTTTGGTCACGTAGACAAAAAACAGACAAAAGAAAGGCCTATGCGCAGCGTTGCCACCTGATGGGTGGTTTTCCCAATTGGGAGTCCCATTCGATTGGGTTTTCTCAGCAACAAGGTGGAAGCGCGAGCCTGTTGCTCCGAAAACTCTGGTGTCGAATTTCCAAAAGCGACAAAAACGCCTTCATGCCTCATTAGATTCAGGTCAGGAGGAGAAGGACAAACAATTATCCGGAACAGCTCAACTGGCCATCTGCCCCTTAAAGACATCGAGCTATAATGGTAGGTGTTTTCCCAGGTATTCAAATGAAGTGTATTTTACACCTTTTCCTCAAGATCAATCAAGTTCTTGAGCCGATGAAAATTTACTAATGGGTACCAAAACAACGCTTCCTTATTAATGAAGTAATTTAGCTGAAAATGAATTAGGAACAGAATAATTCGCATATAGAGTGTACATTTCAATGAGGTTCTACTGTAAGCCCGATTACACGTTTGGTCGCTGGCGATACGTTttgtaattgaaaaataagttaatCCTTTTTCATGGTCAAGTTCTGTGTGCTTTGGAAAGCTTCCCGC is a window of Drosophila biarmipes strain raj3 chromosome 3R, RU_DBia_V1.1, whole genome shotgun sequence DNA encoding:
- the LOC108027180 gene encoding pneumococcal serine-rich repeat protein isoform X11 encodes the protein MMMMDTMDTSQSQSQPMDVAPAVAVAATSGAALVDFTAAMVSMAATAEAESAESNNNHIDMAEYKEHRKNKKKKREKREREGKEHRHHKHRDREHREHRRHRDRDRERERDREASGSHHHHPAHHHPNNSQHSTSASSSPSSASTTPSATIEYVGGSASASPSYLGGGATGTGGAVGATTTYPHNLKIRFLLSGQRTELSPPTHQTSATAEVNAPLASSTSASIAVTASATAASVPPATGSTTSGSTSSGNAGSTSGSNSTGGSATGGAPSVAGSGGYPKTESSKSSGSGSAGGGSSSSTSSNKHGSNTKDISSSNQQPTTGSSSNAPSLYVSVPLSTANVPGVNLPTSSSSSNITSESHPASSRSSGAQSQQSNLPAMGGSTGAFHGGASSGGPSGGSSSVIQHQSGKSSPALGTLVSGNSGGSIISASGVSLASGNLTATTTESGNLKISYEKQTTRVQQLQEQEAPPARRSRTPDISTASNSSSSASAVPATTTTPLVMLSNQLPLNSMAGGGSSGGLKFTYESQTQMDVPMMPVSAIKDSPPSSPGSEIGSAMHSATAASGSLTAAAPTSAAAQPGNVRKRGRKAKDSTIAAAAAAAAAAAQQDLKDVRILQNGAGSGSSNPASSTPTPPATPAASTTASSASSIITHTAAHMLGNQINPNSSVAQKLSEQLHMEVQDHSIYTSDSLSSQYTGVPFPGKQRNSSIAPSNAAPAPNPLQSMFSGGMNGNMPIPQSLEQLLERQWEQGSQFLMEQAQHFDIASLLNCLHQLQSENLRLEEHVTSLIARRDHLLAVNARLQIPLNTIASGAKAEAHAAMSTTAAPTTTTTTSTTTATSTCTTSVISTLASSGNSGGSSIGLGSNISALNAATTIAAAVSLATTAINTTIPTMANSRPTVAAASSTAVVLDYRGPGATSNSSGSNSTSGNNVTSNSVNSSNSNPTTSANASGPAATSMSISGMNMTSAANLGMRHVSAAHSYNNAGNSNSSVGTLSANSAANSNSLHHQHPSQLQQQQAQHQSHPSQQQQQQQHAQQVQQHLHQSHHTSAAVAAAHMLGVGMSLGAGGGAAAGIGRVPTKARR
- the LOC108027180 gene encoding protein AF-10 isoform X4 — its product is MCERNNNKQVTSSNKIPSSFNAKLELDSSKDDTIHSTSLNKKLVKIKKFKLDDMKEMVGGCCVCSDERGWPENPLVYCDGQNCTVAVHQACYGIVTVPTGPWYCRKCESQERTSRVRCELCPSRDGALKKTDNSGWAHVVCALYIPEVRFGNVTTMEPIILSLIPTERYSRTCYICQEIGKPNRANVGACMQCNKSNCKQQFHVTCAQSLGLLCEEAGNYLDNVKYCGYCQHHYSKLKKGGNVKTIPPYKPIQHDTSSDSCSSPEKEIDSTMNSAATSATSIKITSSSTSGGGSSSSLNASSGVGISGGSGSGSGVSSSSKQRKSNTSGKSSSSSSSSSSSSTGVAANASSSSAHSGSASNLTAGSSLLPGSSNTNISSNLSNNAAGGSGSASSAGNLSSGSSSGANVAASSSGATQSTPNQSSTAATTTKSSASSSSSSSSSYKEKHSKSLNKSTSSKDKDGKDNTSHSANNTFSNSSASSTSSNSSSTREKSSSKLSKNKDSIQVPSATSSTSTTSSISTQPSSSTSTASSGLGGTGTHVSSSATSGTNSTASTTSEHSHAHNLSTNGAGGGGSTAAKQQSASNLGNPHLSTGSSAFGLELRTGSTSSNSALNESSGFGNNSNSERENLSGAGSSASNPTGSIALGLGGVSSSAATNLSTNKGGSSASATSNLSSTNLSSGSSSNSTSKKRKADSAKSSSSVSIAASALDDNNRWGTRIAKKSLISRYDIKDVHVALTPLTDFEKEIEKSSKRQRTELSPPTHQTSATAEVNAPLASSTSASIAVTASATAASVPPATGSTTSGSTSSGNAGSTSGSNSTGGSATGGAPSVAGSGGYPKTESSKSSGSGSAGGGSSSSTSSNKHGSNTKDISSSNQQPTTGSSSNAPSLYVSVPLSTANVPGVNLPTSSSSSNITSESHPASSRSSGAQSQQSNLPAMGGSTGAFHGGASSGGPSGGSSSVIQHQSGKSSPALGTLVSGNSGGSIISASGVSLASGNLTATTTESGNLKISYEKQTTRVQQLQEQEAPPARRSRTPDISTASNSSSSASAVPATTTTPLVMLSNQLPLNSMAGGGSSGGLKFTYESQTQMDVPMMPVSAIKDSPPSSPGSEIGSAMHSATAASGSLTAAAPTSAAAQPGNVRKRGRKAKDSTIAAAAAAAAAAAQQDLKDVRILQNGAGSGSSNPASSTPTPPATPAASTTASSASSIITHTAAHMLGNQINPNSSVAQKLSEQLHMEVQDHSIYTSDSLSSQYTGVPFPGKQRNSSIAPSNAAPAPNPLQSMFSGGMNGNMPIPQSLEQLLERQWEQGSQFLMEQAQHFDIASLLNCLHQLQSENLRLEEHVTSLIARRDHLLAVNARLQIPLNTIASGAKAEAHAAMSTTAAPTTTTTTSTTTATSTCTTSVISTLASSGNSGGSSIGLGSNISALNAATTIAAAVSLATTAINTTIPTMANSRPTVAAASSTAVVLDYRGPGATSNSSGSNSTSGNNVTSNSVNSSNSNPTTSANASGPAATSMSISGMNMTSAANLGMRHVSAAHSYNNAGNSNSSVGTLSANSAANSNSLHHQHPSQLQQQQAQHQSHPSQQQQQQQHAQQVQQHLHQSHHTSAAVAAAHMLGVGMSLGAGGGAAAGIGRVPTKARR